One genomic window of Desulfomonilia bacterium includes the following:
- a CDS encoding YfcE family phosphodiesterase, translated as MKIALISDIHSNLHALKEVLLHAKRHGAESLWDLGDMLGFGAFPDEVVNMLRKKKVLGVAGNFDERIMKFPKKAALWKHEKDPDKFLMLKYSYESLCPANRKYVKNLPLRRKITVGGRKILLVHASPESDREHLGPETPVERLNEISLKTGFDIIICGHSHRSFVRKAGKAVFINPGTVGLPDDGDTRASFAILEINSKKDVRVHHYRVDYDVQAAAAAVIKKDLPDVFSRMILEAKNYTAVRKEEESRENEMENQAERLAASHCYEEAHSKKVANLALMIFDGLEELHGLSSQDRTILKCASILHDIGISEGGNAHHKLSMDMILKGSLPGFTENEKLITALIARYHRKALPDSGHEFFSLLNENDRRKVSMLSAILRVADGLDRTHSNAVTKLSCEISVDKITFILRTFRPSETEMKYGLIKSDLMKKVFDREIEIR; from the coding sequence GTGAAAATAGCGCTTATCAGCGACATTCATTCAAACCTGCATGCGCTGAAAGAGGTTCTGCTGCATGCAAAAAGACACGGCGCTGAATCGTTGTGGGATCTCGGCGACATGCTGGGTTTCGGTGCTTTTCCGGATGAGGTCGTGAATATGCTCAGAAAGAAGAAAGTGCTGGGCGTTGCCGGAAACTTCGATGAAAGGATCATGAAATTTCCTAAAAAGGCGGCGCTATGGAAGCATGAGAAGGATCCTGACAAGTTTCTCATGCTTAAATATTCATATGAAAGTCTTTGTCCGGCAAACAGAAAATATGTTAAAAACCTGCCCCTTAGAAGAAAAATAACAGTCGGAGGAAGGAAAATTCTGCTGGTTCATGCAAGCCCTGAGTCGGACAGGGAGCACCTGGGGCCCGAAACACCGGTTGAAAGGCTTAACGAGATATCGCTCAAGACCGGTTTCGACATCATAATCTGCGGGCATTCACACAGGTCTTTCGTAAGAAAGGCAGGCAAGGCGGTTTTCATAAACCCCGGTACTGTTGGCCTGCCAGATGACGGAGACACCAGGGCCTCGTTCGCCATTCTTGAAATAAACTCCAAGAAAGATGTCAGGGTGCATCATTACAGGGTGGATTACGATGTTCAGGCGGCTGCCGCCGCTGTTATAAAAAAAGACCTTCCAGATGTATTCTCCAGAATGATCCTGGAAGCGAAGAATTACACAGCCGTAAGGAAAGAAGAGGAATCAAGGGAAAATGAAATGGAGAACCAGGCTGAAAGGCTTGCGGCTTCCCATTGTTATGAAGAGGCGCATTCAAAAAAGGTTGCAAACCTGGCGCTCATGATATTTGACGGGCTTGAAGAACTGCACGGTCTATCGTCACAGGACAGAACGATATTGAAGTGCGCATCTATTCTGCATGACATAGGCATCTCGGAAGGAGGAAACGCGCACCACAAACTTTCGATGGACATGATACTCAAAGGCAGCCTGCCCGGTTTCACTGAGAACGAAAAGCTTATTACAGCGCTTATAGCAAGATATCACAGAAAGGCTCTGCCCGACTCAGGGCATGAATTTTTTTCATTACTGAATGAAAACGACAGGAGAAAGGTAAGCATGCTTTCCGCCATACTGAGGGTGGCGGACGGACTCGACAGGACGCATTCAAATGCCGTAACAAAACTTTCATGCGAAATATCCGTGGATAAGATTACTTTTATATTGAGGACTTTCCGTCCGTCGGAAACCGAAATGAAATATGGACTTATCAAGTCGGACCTTATGAAAAAGGTTTTCGATAGAGAAATTGAGATCAGGTGA
- a CDS encoding CHAD domain-containing protein — MEQIADGVTPDRAFVKFSVESLAAQLQAVMREAEGVKIAQDPEFLHRMRVASRRLRTRLKLFAECLPESKAMLFRKRVRSLTRALGEARDCDVQIIYLTEFMESLETRRQKEGIRRLLLRLTQKRAGIQTAVVKAVTRLEDGRILTEMQELFRTVLGSMAFDKPEKPGSYAFMLASREIKNLLGELFGFEMYIRDPARSAELHQMRIAAKHLRYAMESFEPLFRTRLRKPIKAAKAIQEILGDIHDCDVWAHFLPVFLEDEAEKAVVYSGNVRIIPRLRTGIMLLEKDRSEFRAKRYDEFLRVWEESLGVWQTLSDFLNSDYDAEKIPNEEQA, encoded by the coding sequence ATGGAACAAATAGCTGATGGGGTCACTCCTGACAGGGCGTTTGTAAAATTCAGCGTGGAATCGCTGGCGGCGCAGCTTCAGGCTGTAATGCGGGAGGCGGAAGGCGTCAAGATTGCACAAGACCCTGAATTTCTCCACAGGATGAGGGTTGCATCACGCAGGCTAAGGACCCGCCTGAAACTTTTTGCTGAATGCCTTCCCGAGTCAAAGGCCATGCTGTTCAGAAAAAGGGTGCGGTCGCTTACAAGGGCCCTTGGTGAGGCGCGCGACTGCGATGTGCAGATAATATATCTTACTGAATTCATGGAATCCCTTGAAACGAGGAGACAGAAAGAGGGCATCAGAAGGCTGCTGCTTAGACTTACACAGAAGAGGGCAGGGATTCAGACAGCCGTTGTCAAGGCTGTCACCCGCCTGGAAGATGGCCGGATACTGACTGAAATGCAGGAACTTTTCCGCACGGTGCTTGGCTCGATGGCCTTCGACAAGCCGGAAAAACCGGGTAGTTATGCGTTCATGCTTGCTTCGCGTGAAATAAAGAACCTGCTGGGCGAGCTTTTCGGTTTTGAGATGTATATCAGGGATCCGGCGAGAAGTGCGGAACTGCATCAGATGAGGATAGCGGCCAAGCACCTGAGATATGCGATGGAAAGTTTCGAGCCGCTTTTCAGGACAAGACTGAGAAAACCGATCAAGGCGGCGAAAGCGATCCAGGAAATACTGGGCGATATACATGACTGTGATGTATGGGCGCACTTCCTGCCGGTTTTTCTTGAGGACGAGGCTGAAAAGGCTGTTGTTTACAGCGGAAATGTCCGCATAATCCCGAGGCTCAGAACCGGCATCATGCTTCTCGAAAAAGACAGGTCCGAATTCAGGGCGAAACGTTATGATGAATTTCTGAGGGTATGGGAGGAATCGCTTGGTGTATGGCAGACGCTCTCCGACTTTCTGAATTCGGATTATGATGCTGAAAAAATTCCGAACGAAGAGCAGGCTTAA
- the ppk1 gene encoding polyphosphate kinase 1 codes for MKKEKKTKAVKKRAAPVKALKKVPIKAGADTFNDPGLYINRELSWLMFNSRVLEEALDQTQPLLERVKFLSIFGSNLDEFFMIRVSGLRDQLSSNSQERSIDGMLPGEQLQEIRKMLQPLLEKRDICWEEDLKPRLKDAGISVLSYQSLKKEEKDYLREYFKKEIYPVLTPLAFDPSHPFPHISSLSLNLAVIVNDSKKGDRFAWLKMPDIFPRFITIPDKKEGSQEFEPLAKQGRYCLVPLEEVVAANLDMLFPGLRVDASYPFRITRDADIEIEDDEASDLLTTVEEGLDMRHFGIAVKLEVNETMPARIRDILMKNLKVEPYLVYVTKSLMGTADLMQLTKINRPDLKDAGYIPSVPKIFSGNGDIFSRIKSRDIILYHPYESFNPVVDFIRQASKDPNVLAIKLTLYRTGVNSPIYDALMDARMEGKQVAALVELKARFDEETNIHWARALEKEGVHVVYGLIGMKVHAKLCLVVRREKNGIVRYVHMSTGNYNTITSRIYTDIGLFTCNPVIGEDVTDLFNSLTGYSAKSDFKSLLVAPGRMRKEVLLRIEREIERHMKKSDGYLAFKMNSLVDKKIIQALYRASEAGVRVDLQVRGICCLRPGIPGISENIRVTSVVGRFLEHARIFYFRNGGKDEMFLGSADMMPRNLDRRIEVLFPILDEKIKNTILNKILKVHLNDNVKSWLLMSDGSYSRVVHTEGQDEMNSQQWLLENRGSWNK; via the coding sequence ATGAAGAAAGAAAAAAAAACCAAGGCGGTTAAAAAGCGTGCTGCGCCTGTCAAAGCCTTGAAAAAGGTTCCCATCAAGGCAGGCGCCGATACTTTCAATGATCCCGGACTTTACATCAACCGTGAACTGAGCTGGCTCATGTTCAATTCCAGGGTGCTTGAAGAGGCCCTTGACCAGACTCAGCCGCTTCTCGAACGAGTCAAGTTCCTCTCCATTTTCGGAAGCAACCTGGACGAGTTTTTCATGATTCGGGTTTCAGGCCTGAGGGATCAGCTTTCGTCAAACTCGCAGGAACGCTCGATAGACGGCATGCTCCCTGGCGAACAGCTTCAGGAAATCAGGAAGATGCTGCAGCCTTTGCTCGAAAAAAGGGACATATGCTGGGAGGAAGACCTCAAACCCAGACTGAAAGATGCCGGCATCAGCGTGCTTTCCTACCAGTCTCTGAAAAAGGAAGAAAAAGACTATCTGAGGGAATATTTCAAGAAGGAGATTTACCCAGTTCTGACGCCGCTGGCCTTTGACCCTTCACATCCGTTCCCGCACATTTCAAGCCTGAGCCTCAATCTCGCGGTAATAGTAAACGATTCGAAAAAAGGCGACAGATTCGCATGGCTCAAGATGCCGGACATATTTCCGAGGTTCATAACAATTCCCGATAAAAAGGAAGGCTCGCAGGAGTTCGAGCCTCTGGCAAAGCAGGGTAGATATTGCCTTGTCCCTCTGGAAGAGGTTGTAGCGGCAAATCTGGACATGCTTTTTCCCGGATTGAGGGTGGATGCCTCATATCCTTTCAGAATTACAAGGGACGCCGATATAGAAATAGAGGACGACGAGGCATCCGATCTCCTGACGACGGTCGAGGAAGGGCTTGACATGAGGCATTTCGGGATTGCGGTCAAACTTGAAGTTAACGAGACCATGCCCGCGCGCATCAGGGACATCCTCATGAAGAACCTGAAGGTCGAGCCCTATCTGGTCTATGTCACGAAATCGCTGATGGGTACGGCCGACCTTATGCAGCTGACGAAAATAAACAGGCCGGATCTGAAGGATGCAGGCTACATTCCGTCTGTTCCGAAGATATTTTCAGGAAACGGCGACATCTTCAGCAGGATAAAGAGCAGGGACATCATACTCTACCATCCGTATGAAAGCTTCAATCCCGTCGTCGATTTCATAAGACAGGCGTCAAAGGATCCCAACGTGCTGGCGATCAAGCTTACGCTTTACAGGACAGGCGTCAATTCGCCGATCTATGACGCCCTGATGGATGCCAGGATGGAAGGCAAGCAGGTTGCAGCACTGGTCGAGTTGAAAGCGAGGTTCGACGAGGAAACGAACATACACTGGGCGCGTGCACTTGAAAAAGAGGGCGTGCACGTGGTCTACGGCCTCATCGGAATGAAGGTGCACGCAAAGCTCTGCCTCGTGGTGCGTCGCGAGAAAAACGGGATTGTGAGATATGTCCATATGAGCACCGGCAACTACAACACGATAACAAGCCGCATTTATACCGACATCGGGCTTTTCACATGCAATCCGGTCATTGGCGAGGATGTAACCGACCTGTTCAATTCTCTTACGGGATATTCTGCCAAGAGTGATTTCAAGAGCCTGCTCGTGGCGCCCGGGCGCATGAGGAAAGAGGTGCTGCTCAGGATCGAGCGTGAGATAGAAAGGCACATGAAAAAATCCGACGGCTATCTGGCGTTCAAGATGAACTCTCTTGTCGATAAAAAGATCATACAGGCGCTTTACAGGGCATCAGAGGCAGGGGTCAGGGTAGACCTGCAGGTAAGAGGCATATGCTGCCTCAGGCCTGGCATCCCCGGCATAAGCGAAAACATAAGGGTCACATCCGTGGTAGGGCGTTTTCTTGAACATGCCAGAATTTTTTATTTCAGAAACGGGGGCAAAGACGAGATGTTTCTTGGAAGCGCTGACATGATGCCGAGAAACCTTGACAGACGAATCGAAGTCCTGTTCCCGATACTCGATGAAAAGATCAAAAACACGATCTTGAATAAAATTCTCAAGGTACATCTTAATGACAATGTAAAATCATGGCTGCTCATGTCCGACGGCTCATATTCCAGGGTGGTTCATACTGAAGGCCAGGATGAAATGAATTCACAGCAATGGCTGCTGGAGAACAGGGGATCATGGAACAAATAG
- a CDS encoding methyltransferase domain-containing protein, with translation MNSHIIQDKNLVVRHSVIELFEHWAIAVSGFVLFLSGLFQMPLSKRYGISKIPGMEFSADFMFTLKIHYIASVVFVAAALFHIVYHGMLKENGMLPRKGDFKQSVDVIKTFFGKGEEPPFHKYLPEQRLAYVGMALIIAGLIVTGLIKVLKNVYIPDMPLKTVWWATTLHNVFFVLFFLAFLAHMAAIIIKPNRPMVRGIFTGRVRLDYARHRHPLWLAEITQDAMEMNKARDFNTEAATWDDSPQRIAMTRSIADAIITRILLSKETDVLDYGAGTGLVSLAIQPHVGSITAADSAPAMLEKLAEKIVAGGIENVKTMLLDLENVPVPDLRFDLIISSMVFHHIADISGLFSKMCMMLRPGGHIAIADLDPDDGEFHRDKTGVMHNGFDRKHMQNLFAENMLTEINSETACTVKREVAGKGEREFTVFLITGKRPES, from the coding sequence ATGAACTCTCATATAATTCAGGATAAGAACCTTGTTGTAAGGCATAGCGTTATAGAGCTTTTCGAGCATTGGGCCATTGCGGTTTCCGGTTTTGTACTGTTTCTTTCCGGGCTCTTCCAGATGCCGCTTTCCAAAAGATACGGCATTTCGAAAATTCCGGGAATGGAATTCTCGGCGGATTTCATGTTCACTCTCAAGATTCATTACATAGCATCCGTGGTCTTTGTCGCTGCTGCACTTTTCCATATCGTCTATCATGGTATGCTTAAGGAAAACGGAATGCTGCCCAGGAAAGGAGATTTCAAACAGTCAGTAGATGTTATAAAAACCTTTTTCGGCAAGGGAGAGGAGCCCCCGTTTCACAAGTATCTTCCCGAGCAGAGGCTTGCCTATGTCGGCATGGCGCTCATAATCGCAGGCCTTATTGTAACAGGCCTGATAAAGGTGCTTAAAAACGTGTATATTCCTGACATGCCGCTCAAGACAGTCTGGTGGGCGACAACTCTTCACAACGTGTTCTTCGTGCTGTTCTTCCTTGCCTTTCTTGCCCATATGGCCGCTATAATAATCAAACCTAACCGTCCCATGGTCCGCGGCATATTTACTGGCAGGGTCAGACTCGATTATGCACGTCACAGACATCCTTTGTGGCTGGCTGAAATAACACAAGATGCGATGGAAATGAATAAAGCTAGAGATTTCAATACGGAAGCCGCAACCTGGGATGACAGCCCCCAGAGGATTGCAATGACCAGATCCATAGCCGATGCCATTATAACCCGGATACTTCTTTCAAAGGAGACGGACGTTCTGGATTACGGGGCAGGCACCGGTCTTGTAAGCCTTGCCATTCAGCCTCATGTCGGAAGCATTACGGCTGCCGACAGCGCCCCCGCAATGCTTGAGAAATTAGCTGAAAAAATCGTGGCTGGCGGCATTGAAAATGTAAAGACAATGCTGCTTGACCTTGAGAATGTTCCTGTACCCGATCTCAGGTTTGACCTCATCATATCATCAATGGTCTTTCACCATATTGCAGACATATCAGGACTTTTTTCAAAAATGTGTATGATGCTCCGTCCCGGCGGCCATATTGCGATAGCTGACCTTGACCCTGATGACGGGGAATTTCATCGGGATAAGACAGGTGTAATGCACAACGGTTTTGACCGCAAGCATATGCAGAATCTGTTTGCTGAAAACATGCTGACAGAGATCAATTCCGAAACGGCCTGTACGGTAAAAAGAGAAGTCGCCGGAAAAGGAGAAAGGGAATTCACGGTCTTTTTAATCACAGGTAAAAGGCCTGAATCCTGA
- a CDS encoding 4Fe-4S dicluster domain-containing protein, translating into MQKMGISRRSFLKTLTGLAAASGLAVPSKTEASQEQGHATLIDLSLCDGCPGKDTPACVSACRAINVAKVPEPVDPIPVPYPTKIVEDWSKKKDVTDRLTPYNPIFIQKVRLNVDGGEKTMNIPRRCMHCDKPACALICPFSANHKSKTGAVVIDSSLCFGGAKCKTVCPWGIPQRQSGVGLYLDVAPELMGNGVMFKCDMCEERISAGEKPACVEACPKNAVIFGKKEEIYAEAEKRAAGMKGYIYGMKENGGTSTVYVSPVPFEKINSAIKKSDGRPHMGEVKSNMKKSEGTAKAVIASPAVGIAAGVVLGAVALKNRNKDEDK; encoded by the coding sequence ATGCAGAAAATGGGTATATCAAGAAGGTCTTTCCTGAAAACGCTTACAGGTCTTGCAGCTGCGTCGGGATTAGCAGTTCCGTCAAAAACAGAGGCCTCTCAGGAACAGGGTCACGCAACACTCATAGACCTCAGCCTTTGCGACGGGTGTCCGGGAAAGGACACTCCGGCATGCGTAAGTGCATGCAGGGCAATAAATGTTGCCAAAGTTCCGGAACCTGTTGACCCGATTCCGGTTCCTTATCCAACAAAAATCGTCGAGGACTGGTCGAAGAAGAAAGATGTTACCGACAGGCTGACACCCTATAATCCGATTTTCATTCAGAAGGTCAGGCTCAATGTTGACGGCGGGGAAAAGACAATGAACATCCCCAGACGCTGCATGCACTGCGACAAGCCTGCCTGCGCTCTCATATGTCCGTTTTCCGCAAATCACAAGAGCAAAACCGGAGCGGTCGTCATCGACAGCAGCCTCTGCTTCGGAGGCGCCAAGTGCAAGACGGTCTGCCCCTGGGGCATACCGCAAAGGCAGTCGGGCGTGGGGCTTTATCTCGATGTGGCACCCGAGCTCATGGGAAACGGCGTCATGTTCAAGTGCGACATGTGTGAAGAAAGGATCTCTGCAGGCGAAAAACCCGCCTGTGTCGAGGCCTGTCCGAAAAATGCGGTCATATTCGGGAAGAAGGAAGAAATCTATGCCGAGGCTGAGAAAAGGGCGGCCGGAATGAAAGGCTATATCTACGGCATGAAGGAAAACGGCGGGACATCGACCGTTTATGTAAGTCCTGTGCCCTTCGAGAAGATAAACAGTGCGATAAAGAAATCAGACGGCAGGCCTCATATGGGTGAAGTGAAATCAAACATGAAAAAATCCGAAGGAACGGCAAAAGCGGTCATTGCATCACCTGCAGTAGGGATTGCGGCAGGTGTCGTATTAGGAGCGGTTGCGCTTAAAAACAGAAACAAAGATGAGGATAAATAG
- a CDS encoding GNAT family N-acetyltransferase, whose product MDTKEETGIVHDEEGGSFSCQINGLECRAEYEMAGDDVIDIFRTFVDPSLRGRGIAEKLMRRVLEYAKDRNLKIRPSCSYAVTFFRRNPQHSDMVAAGTDLANDGSCRLPSEAAGYN is encoded by the coding sequence ATGGATACTAAAGAAGAAACCGGTATAGTCCATGACGAAGAAGGCGGCAGTTTCTCCTGTCAAATAAACGGCCTTGAATGCAGGGCTGAATACGAAATGGCGGGTGATGACGTAATTGACATTTTTCGCACCTTTGTCGACCCTTCTCTCAGGGGCAGGGGAATCGCAGAGAAGCTCATGAGAAGAGTTCTTGAATATGCAAAGGATAGAAATTTAAAAATCAGGCCGAGCTGTTCATACGCCGTAACTTTTTTCAGAAGAAATCCTCAGCATTCAGACATGGTAGCTGCGGGAACAGATCTGGCCAATGATGGTAGCTGCAGGCTTCCGTCCGAAGCAGCTGGATATAACTGA
- a CDS encoding FAD-dependent oxidoreductase, with protein sequence MKKRIVVIGGSAAGPKAAAKARRIDENAEVIIIQKDADLSMASCGYPYYVGGYFDDRNMLLCTPTGITRDPKFYLNAKAIEARTNTEVTKIDRRNKKLELRSLLTGETSGLDYDKLIIATGSIPKMPPVPGANLKGITTLQSMKDADFLRKIRDEKSIKKAVVIGGGLIGIETCEALQLAGIEITVIEMLPQLLTFLDWDLAKLVENHVRSKSANVITGNGIAEFLGENGVLTGVKLANGIELPCELAVVAIGVAPNTKLAKDAGIEIGTTGGIAVNEFMQTSDPNVYAAGDCIETTNRITGKKVLAPYGDLANLEGRIAGENAVLGNTVKFPGTIQTGICKVFDFAAGSTGLSEAGASKAGYENIITVINASPDKPGFMKGALLITKLVADSKTGKILGAQCVGPGNVSRQIAQWAMAIMGGLTVDDMVNADLPYAPPFSLAIDHGIASAHLMQNKIKGRLKGLTPREVKAKLDSGEKPFILDVRGPDEYEEMRLGIGETLIPLGALRKRLGELPEDKDREIITYCKISLRGYEAALVLEANGYKNVKVMEGGIMAWPYSREK encoded by the coding sequence ATGAAAAAGAGAATTGTCGTAATCGGAGGTTCAGCAGCAGGCCCCAAGGCTGCCGCAAAGGCAAGGCGCATTGATGAAAATGCGGAAGTGATAATCATCCAGAAAGATGCGGACCTTTCCATGGCGTCATGCGGGTATCCTTACTATGTTGGCGGTTATTTCGATGACCGGAATATGCTGTTGTGCACGCCGACTGGTATTACAAGAGACCCCAAGTTTTATCTCAATGCAAAGGCGATAGAGGCCAGGACAAATACCGAGGTAACAAAAATCGACAGGCGGAATAAGAAGCTGGAACTCAGGAGCCTGCTCACAGGAGAGACATCCGGCCTCGATTACGACAAGCTGATAATCGCCACGGGTTCAATCCCTAAGATGCCGCCGGTTCCCGGTGCAAATCTGAAGGGGATAACTACTCTTCAGTCCATGAAAGACGCTGATTTTCTGAGGAAAATCAGAGATGAAAAGTCTATTAAGAAGGCCGTTGTAATAGGCGGCGGTCTGATAGGGATAGAGACATGCGAGGCCCTTCAGCTCGCCGGCATCGAAATAACTGTAATAGAGATGCTGCCTCAGCTGCTCACCTTTCTTGACTGGGACCTTGCAAAGCTCGTTGAAAACCATGTCAGATCGAAATCGGCCAATGTCATAACAGGAAACGGCATAGCGGAGTTTCTGGGAGAGAACGGCGTTCTGACAGGCGTGAAACTGGCAAACGGCATAGAGCTTCCATGCGAACTCGCAGTTGTGGCAATAGGGGTTGCGCCTAATACGAAACTTGCAAAAGATGCAGGAATCGAAATCGGCACAACAGGGGGTATTGCCGTGAATGAGTTCATGCAGACATCAGACCCGAATGTATATGCGGCAGGTGACTGCATAGAGACAACAAACCGTATAACAGGCAAAAAGGTGCTTGCCCCTTATGGTGATCTTGCAAATCTTGAGGGAAGGATTGCAGGTGAGAACGCCGTTCTCGGCAACACGGTAAAATTCCCGGGTACTATACAGACAGGCATCTGCAAGGTGTTCGATTTTGCTGCCGGATCGACCGGTTTGAGCGAAGCCGGTGCATCAAAAGCAGGCTATGAAAATATAATCACGGTAATAAACGCGAGTCCTGACAAGCCGGGTTTCATGAAAGGAGCTCTCCTTATCACAAAACTGGTGGCCGATTCAAAGACAGGGAAGATCCTCGGCGCTCAATGTGTTGGTCCTGGCAATGTTAGCAGGCAGATTGCACAATGGGCCATGGCCATAATGGGCGGACTCACGGTCGATGACATGGTCAATGCCGATCTGCCCTATGCCCCGCCGTTCTCGCTTGCAATCGATCATGGTATTGCATCGGCTCATCTGATGCAGAACAAAATCAAAGGCAGACTCAAGGGACTCACCCCGCGCGAAGTAAAGGCAAAACTGGATAGCGGAGAGAAACCCTTCATTCTCGATGTGAGGGGACCTGACGAGTACGAAGAGATGAGGCTCGGCATAGGGGAGACGCTTATTCCTCTCGGGGCATTGAGAAAGAGGCTTGGTGAGCTTCCTGAAGACAAAGACCGGGAAATAATAACTTATTGTAAAATATCGCTGAGAGGCTACGAGGCGGCGCTGGTGCTCGAGGCAAACGGCTATAAGAATGTAAAGGTCATGGAAGGCGGTATAATGGCATGGCCGTACTCAAGGGAGAAATGA
- a CDS encoding peroxiredoxin codes for MENSAVSIPRIGEKAPEFKAVTTQGEINFPADYSGSWVILFSHPADFTPVCTSEFMTFASMEEQFAKANCKLVGLSVDGLYSHIAWLRTIKEKIEYKGMKNVEVKFPLIEDITMEVAKKYGMIQPGESSTKAVRAVFVIDPKGIIRTIIYYPLSLGRNFDELYRVVLALQTADAFSVATPADWRPGDDVIVPTAGSCGVAKERMENKKDMTCYDWFFCTKKLDKDKVLKTIFKK; via the coding sequence ATGGAAAATTCAGCGGTATCTATTCCCCGTATCGGTGAAAAGGCGCCCGAGTTCAAGGCAGTAACGACTCAGGGAGAAATCAATTTTCCGGCTGATTATTCAGGAAGCTGGGTAATTCTCTTCAGTCATCCTGCCGATTTCACACCCGTATGCACATCTGAGTTTATGACATTCGCCTCGATGGAAGAGCAATTCGCCAAGGCAAACTGCAAGCTGGTCGGACTGTCCGTTGACGGACTTTACAGCCATATCGCATGGCTCAGGACAATCAAGGAAAAGATTGAATACAAGGGAATGAAGAACGTCGAGGTAAAGTTTCCTCTCATAGAAGACATCACCATGGAAGTTGCAAAGAAATACGGCATGATACAACCCGGTGAAAGCAGCACCAAGGCGGTCAGGGCTGTTTTTGTAATCGATCCGAAGGGTATAATCCGCACGATCATATATTACCCTCTGAGTCTGGGACGTAATTTCGATGAGCTCTACAGGGTGGTACTGGCGCTTCAGACCGCAGACGCTTTTTCCGTGGCCACCCCTGCTGACTGGCGTCCAGGAGACGACGTCATCGTACCTACGGCCGGATCATGCGGGGTTGCAAAGGAAAGAATGGAAAACAAGAAGGATATGACCTGCTATGACTGGTTCTTCTGCACCAAGAAACTGGATAAGGATAAGGTGTTGAAAACCATATTTAAAAAGTAA
- a CDS encoding MBL fold metallo-hydrolase gives MQIKESEKIEILVLQDNYIDLVEAPANPIAARANPVKDGYIKNSVIAEHGFSALVKTTDNGNEHTLLLDFGYSPSGVTHNMDALGVDASKIEETALSHGHMDHTGGIENVIRKIGKPLKIFLHPFALDNNRYLKFTEDFKLKFPELKKENLSGAGLEVITSEKPVEMIGGYSLFLGEIPRHAAFEQGMPLATYADNSGEHKDEIIDDSSLVFSLKGKGLVILTGCAHAGIINTIRHAQKVTGIEKIHAVIGGFHLGGANMDAVVSPTINELKEIAPEYIIPCHCTGRTAMMAMERELPGFVLSMSGTRFTFS, from the coding sequence ATGCAGATAAAAGAATCGGAAAAGATAGAAATACTTGTTCTTCAGGACAACTATATAGATCTGGTTGAGGCCCCGGCAAACCCGATCGCCGCCAGGGCCAACCCTGTGAAGGACGGTTACATAAAGAATTCCGTAATCGCCGAACACGGATTTTCGGCTCTTGTCAAAACGACTGATAACGGAAATGAGCACACGCTCCTTTTGGACTTCGGCTATTCTCCGAGCGGGGTTACTCATAACATGGATGCCCTAGGGGTAGATGCCTCTAAAATAGAGGAGACCGCACTCTCGCACGGCCATATGGACCATACCGGCGGCATTGAAAACGTTATCAGAAAAATCGGTAAACCTCTTAAAATCTTTCTGCATCCCTTTGCCCTTGACAACAACCGCTATCTGAAATTTACGGAAGACTTCAAACTGAAATTTCCTGAATTGAAGAAGGAGAACCTTTCCGGAGCCGGGCTTGAGGTGATCACATCGGAAAAACCTGTGGAGATGATCGGCGGATACTCCCTGTTCCTGGGCGAGATTCCCAGGCATGCCGCATTCGAGCAGGGCATGCCGCTTGCAACTTATGCCGACAATTCGGGCGAGCACAAGGATGAGATCATCGATGATTCTTCACTGGTCTTTTCCCTGAAAGGCAAAGGCCTGGTAATTCTCACGGGCTGTGCCCATGCAGGAATCATAAACACGATAAGACACGCGCAGAAAGTAACCGGGATCGAAAAGATTCATGCGGTAATAGGCGGCTTCCATCTGGGGGGAGCGAACATGGATGCAGTTGTCTCTCCCACGATAAATGAACTGAAAGAGATTGCACCCGAATATATCATCCCGTGCCACTGTACAGGCAGAACCGCCATGATGGCAATGGAGCGCGAACTGCCTGGATTTGTCCTCAGCATGTCGGGGACGAGATTCACATTTTCTTGA